The following proteins are co-located in the Streptococcus downei MFe28 genome:
- a CDS encoding ABC transporter permease, which yields MLAALRLSWYKCRHSLKDFLKVLVGIVIFEVLILFIEKKGFLSVFETTRMALFLLIFSSSLLVLVQNSIYISKERAILERDFFSILSRTGFALASLLFNAGYALVESMVFTLAYQGLSQWFDKDLPSKGLVFHSFTFEVILVSFLLFLASHYMALLISALVGESEISSVILAVIVGIAQFSLSGTILQLPKSIEKVQDFIFLGYGHKVFGATNKLREIPGMMAKYHVPIEKTALKHFQLSRGDMVQDFLILFTHALVYGLLFWLVLRFKKEK from the coding sequence ATGCTTGCAGCTTTACGTTTAAGTTGGTACAAATGCCGTCACTCCCTCAAGGACTTTCTTAAGGTCCTAGTGGGAATAGTCATTTTTGAAGTTCTGATTCTCTTTATTGAGAAGAAGGGCTTTTTGTCCGTCTTTGAGACGACACGGATGGCTCTTTTTCTCTTGATTTTCTCGTCCAGCCTTTTGGTGCTGGTTCAAAATTCCATTTATATCAGCAAGGAAAGGGCCATTTTAGAGCGGGACTTCTTTTCCATTCTCAGCCGAACAGGCTTTGCCCTAGCTAGCCTCCTCTTCAATGCTGGCTATGCCCTTGTGGAATCCATGGTCTTCACTCTGGCTTACCAGGGCTTGAGTCAGTGGTTTGACAAGGATTTACCCAGCAAGGGGCTGGTCTTCCATAGCTTCACTTTTGAAGTCATCCTGGTCAGTTTCTTACTCTTCTTAGCTTCTCACTATATGGCTTTATTAATTTCGGCCCTGGTCGGTGAGAGTGAAATTAGCTCAGTCATCTTGGCGGTCATTGTGGGTATTGCCCAATTTTCCTTATCTGGAACTATTCTTCAGTTGCCCAAGTCCATTGAAAAAGTCCAGGACTTTATCTTTCTGGGCTATGGGCACAAGGTTTTTGGGGCTACCAACAAATTGCGAGAGATTCCTGGCATGATGGCCAAGTATCATGTTCCTATTGAGAAAACAGCCCTTAAGCATTTCCAACTCAGCCGAGGAGACATGGTGCAGGATTTTCTAATCCTCTTCACTCACGCCCTTGTCTATGGTCTTCTCTTTTGGCTGGTTCTGCGTTTTAAGAAGGAGAAGTAG